In one window of Bemisia tabaci chromosome 4, PGI_BMITA_v3 DNA:
- the Irbp gene encoding X-ray repair cross-complementing protein 6 has product MDNSLQWNITDSLDNGNVEDSNYVDWMYGRIGIVFLIECTPAMFMKAEDRSESFFQLSLTAVRELIRRKIRACSKDSIGVVFYGTVKQDKSTNPNAITTFLEVREPSPDSILKIDEVVNLSKAEFENRYGFSQDYSIGDGLWHCSSMLRSCGFKFRAKSIMLATCNDDPFSVSPNKQHQVRKRAEDLHKDNVDLQLLPFGQTFDITKFYEEILQMSSDHQVSIPKNIECQDDLLAQVLFSDCKPRTFGHMKFFLNKNVAFAVSAYKLYRKETLPTASKVDRMHNKPVKTVTTFHDADTDNLMFRSELAKQVTLADAKVQVSELELKEHKALTGKFGFQLLGFKPSSAVKFYHHSQSSLFIIPAEKMVKGSEVLFVTLRDCLLEQDKVAVCYLTTRRTASPKLVYLIPQKEQILNGLQVQSDGFHVVFLPFAEQFRKDIPLNDVPEVPPDLENVAERMVKKLKLTYSPTMFHNPKLETFWAGLEALALNQDEVVPIDDLSNPDPDSISQRLKGISEELKHFMNNALGPTKTSQKRPASASKQPVKKMK; this is encoded by the exons ATGGACAATTCTCTACAGTGGAACATCACTGACAGTTTAGACAATGGTAATGTCGAGGACTCGAACTATGTTGATTGGATGTATGGAAGAATTGGCATTGTGTTTTTAATTGAATGCACCCCTGCCATGTTTATGAAAGCAGAAGACAGATCAGAGTCTTTCTTCCAACTGTCCCTCACTGCGGTGAGAGAgctaataagaagaaaaatcagagctTGCAGTAAAGACAGTATTGGAGTTGTGTTTTACGGGACTGTTAAACAGGACAAGTCAACAAATCCAAACGCCATTACTACCTTCCTTGAAGTTAGAGAACCATCTCCTGACAGTATCCTGAAAATCGATGAAGTCGTCAATCTGTCTAAGGCTGAGTTTGAAAATCGCTATGGCTTCTCACAGGATTACTCGATCGGGGATGGATTATGGCACTGTTCTTCAATGCTACGCAGCTGTGGCTTCAAATTTCGCGCAAAATCAATCATGCTAGCTACATGCAATGATGATCCTTTTTCAGTCTCACCGAACAAGCAGCATCAAGTCCGTAAGCGGGCAGAGGATCTCCACAAAGATAATGTTGATCTTCAGCTTCTCCCTTTCGGCCAAACTTTTGATATCACTAAGTTCTAtgaagaaattcttcaaatgTCTTCAGACCATCAAGTCTCAATCCCAAAGAATATTGAGTGTCAAGATGATTTATTAGCCCAGGTCCTATTTTCAGACTGCAAGCCTCGAACATTCggtcacatgaaatttttcttgaacAAAAATGTTGCTTTTGCAGTGTCGGCTTACAAATTATACAGAAAAGAAACTTTGCCGACTGCCTCCAAAGTAGATCGCATGCACAATAAACCTGTGAAAACTGTAACCACATTCCATGATGCTGATACTGATAATCTCATGTTTCGTTCAGAACTGGCTAAACAAGTTACTCTGGCTGATGCAAAAGTCCAGGTTTCGGAGCTAGAACTTAAGGAACATAAAGCACTTACTGGAAAATTTGGATTTCAATTACTGG GTTTTAAACCAAGTAGTGCAGTTAAGTTTTACCACCACTCACAATCATCTCTATTCATCATCCCTGCAGAAAAAATGGTCAAAGGCAGTGAGGTGTTGTTTGTTACCCTCCGAGACTGCCTGCTTGAACAAGATAAAGTGGCAGTATGTTACCTAACTACACGGCGTACGGCGAGCCCAAAACTTGTTTACTTGATACCTCAGAAGGAACAAATTTTAAACG GACTCCAAGTGCAATCTGATGGATTTCATGTAGTGTTTTTGCCGTTTGCTGAGCAGTTTCGCAAAGACATTCCTTTGAACGATGTGCCAGAAGTCCCTCCCGATCTCGAGAATGTAGCAGAAAGAATGGTGAAGAAACTGAAACTGACATATAGCCCGACAATGTTTCATAACCCCAAACTGGAGACATTCTGGGCAGGCTTGGAGGCATTAGCTCTAAACCAGGATGAGGTGGTACCAATCGATGATTTAAGTAATCCTGACCCTGACAGCATTAGTCAACGACTCAAAG